Proteins encoded by one window of Primulina huaijiensis isolate GDHJ02 chromosome 1, ASM1229523v2, whole genome shotgun sequence:
- the LOC140972342 gene encoding protein FATTY ACID EXPORT 1, chloroplastic-like produces the protein MQILQDTSGDALESSSDKWAHTKSRRQRTKDGSQDSRLLSWNSLRRVVLSGGLIGFIFTRNSVNLSTGVLFGGALLALSIYSLKVWRQGKSSLPFILGQSVLFMALFWKIFQTYALTQKLFPTCLNTVISAAMPCFYLYVVISGGNPPPKKLESLTAVESS, from the exons ATGCAGATTCTTCAGGACACGTCTGGTGATGCATTAGAATCATC AAGTGACAAATGGGCACATACAAAATCAAGACGCCAGCGAACCAAAGACGGCAGCCAAGATTCACGACTTTTGTCTTGGAATTCCCTTCG GCGGGTTGTTCTAAGCGGGGGACTTATAGGCTTTATTTTCACAAGAAACTCTGTTAATTTAAGCACCGGCGTGCTCTTTGGAGGTGCTCTACTGGCCCTCAGCATTTATAGTTTGAAGGTTTGGAGACAAGGAAAATCAAGCTTGCCATTTATACTCGGACAATCAG TACTCTTTATGGCTCTTTTTTGGAAGATTTTTCAGACATATGCATTG ACTCAAAAACTATTTCCAACGTGCTTGAATACTGTCATCAG TGCTGCAATGCCGTGCTTCTATTTGTATGTGGTGATATCTGGAGGTAATCCTCCACCAAAGAAGCTCGAATCTTTGACTGCTGTTGAATCATCATAA